A genome region from Luteitalea sp. includes the following:
- the treY gene encoding malto-oligosyltrehalose synthase produces the protein MNHAFTFSDAQALVPYLARLGVGGCYFSPFLMARPGSLHGYDICDHNRLNPELGTDADFGALTQTLETHGLLLVLDFVPNHMGVEPQSNMWWREVLENGPCSLYARFFDIDWDPVTPEMKNKVLLPILGDQYGAVLERGELTLGMDDGHLFVQYYDHKLPINPRQQPRVLRHRIDELKAAMGLGDPDLREFLSILTGLHNLPLYTDTDSDSIEERHREKEVLRERLRRLLRASPRIRAHIEEALAAANGVPGRPETFDALHNLLEEQPYRLAYWRTAQHEINYRRFFDINELAGVRVEDPLVFEATHSLLARLFAQNQVHGLRIDHPDGLFDPAGYFARVQALARRSPTAASAGGQHHPDAERPIWMIAEKILSHRETLPHEWLVHGTTGYNFINDVNGLFVKPDGFRALRRIYVRITGRSLPFSEVAYKSKKLIIETTMASELNVLVHALSHIAQGSRRSRDFTLSSLREMLTEVVACFPVYRTYVSHDGWTPSDREMIDRAITEARRRNPAMERSLFDFLRAVLLPERDGDLAFEAADDQKPRPLFAAVDDEDYAHRITFAMKFQQYTGPVQAKGLEDTAFYRYNILVSVNEVGADPARPSRATDEFHATNLHRLATWPCEMLTTATHDTKLGEDVRARINVLSEIPNAWRTELSRWTRITGGARVHYDNDWAPSRNDEYRFYQVLLGIWPPDLGPESPAPAPLVERLRDYMLKAIHEAKLHTSWINPNQAYDDAMATFVDRVLTGSTSHRFLPAFVPFAHKLAHVGAVNSLGQILLRLTSPGVSDLYQGAELWELSLVDPDNRRPVDYELRRRLLDEVETLACDAALLPDDEDALAVAGTHGREVRSEGTATIPARGLGHLAGSELHPKGVTPWGTSEAPSPFTALPTSERTARLSELLDTWRDGRVKLLLTLIGLRLRQMHPNLFLEGEYIPLACDVTVPSDLVAFARRSPKDEGGHVAITLVPRFVASLMWDEPEQWPVGIGTWATSRVLLPPELAALRYRNVLTGQDVPIVTNPQESWIFAGQALKDFPVAVLWGTSG, from the coding sequence ATGAACCATGCGTTCACGTTCTCGGACGCGCAGGCCCTGGTGCCCTATCTGGCCCGCCTCGGCGTTGGCGGATGCTATTTCTCGCCGTTCTTGATGGCGCGCCCGGGCAGCCTGCACGGCTACGACATCTGTGATCACAACCGCCTCAATCCCGAGCTCGGCACGGATGCCGATTTTGGCGCCTTGACGCAGACACTGGAGACGCACGGCCTCCTACTCGTCCTGGACTTCGTCCCGAACCACATGGGTGTCGAGCCTCAGTCGAACATGTGGTGGCGCGAGGTACTGGAGAACGGGCCCTGCTCTCTCTATGCCCGCTTCTTCGACATCGATTGGGATCCGGTGACGCCGGAGATGAAGAACAAGGTGTTGCTACCGATCTTGGGCGATCAGTACGGCGCTGTGCTCGAGCGAGGCGAGCTGACGCTCGGCATGGACGACGGGCACCTTTTCGTGCAGTACTACGACCATAAATTGCCCATCAACCCGCGCCAGCAGCCGAGGGTGCTCCGTCATCGGATCGACGAGCTGAAAGCCGCGATGGGCCTGGGCGATCCCGATCTTCGCGAGTTCCTGAGCATTCTGACGGGCCTGCACAATCTGCCGCTCTACACTGACACCGATTCCGACAGCATCGAGGAGCGGCACCGCGAAAAGGAAGTCTTGCGCGAGCGCCTGCGACGCTTGCTCAGGGCCTCGCCACGCATTCGCGCACACATCGAGGAGGCGCTGGCGGCGGCCAATGGTGTGCCTGGGCGTCCAGAAACGTTCGACGCGCTGCACAACCTGCTGGAGGAACAGCCATATCGCCTCGCCTACTGGCGCACCGCGCAACACGAGATCAACTACCGGCGGTTCTTCGACATCAACGAGCTGGCCGGCGTGCGCGTAGAGGACCCGCTGGTATTCGAGGCGACGCACTCGCTGCTGGCGAGACTCTTCGCGCAGAACCAGGTGCACGGCCTCCGCATCGACCATCCCGACGGTCTTTTCGATCCAGCCGGCTATTTTGCGAGGGTGCAGGCGTTGGCCCGGCGCAGCCCAACGGCGGCGAGCGCCGGCGGACAGCACCACCCGGACGCCGAGCGTCCCATCTGGATGATCGCCGAGAAGATTCTGTCTCATCGCGAGACACTGCCCCATGAATGGCTGGTGCACGGGACCACGGGCTACAACTTCATCAACGACGTCAACGGACTGTTCGTCAAGCCCGACGGATTCCGCGCTCTGCGGCGCATCTATGTCCGCATCACCGGTAGGAGCCTGCCGTTCTCAGAGGTGGCCTACAAGAGCAAGAAGCTCATCATCGAAACGACGATGGCGAGCGAGCTGAACGTGCTGGTACACGCTCTCAGCCATATCGCGCAAGGCAGCCGGCGATCGCGCGACTTCACGCTCAGCAGCTTACGCGAGATGCTCACCGAGGTCGTGGCCTGCTTTCCCGTCTATCGCACATATGTCAGCCACGACGGTTGGACGCCTAGCGATCGGGAGATGATCGACCGAGCCATCACCGAAGCACGTCGTCGCAATCCGGCCATGGAGCGCTCGCTGTTCGATTTCTTGCGCGCGGTGCTTCTGCCGGAACGAGACGGCGATCTTGCCTTCGAGGCAGCGGACGACCAGAAGCCGCGCCCTCTGTTCGCGGCCGTCGATGACGAGGACTACGCGCACCGGATCACGTTCGCGATGAAGTTCCAGCAGTACACCGGTCCGGTGCAGGCCAAGGGCCTCGAGGACACCGCGTTCTACCGCTATAACATCCTCGTCTCGGTCAACGAGGTGGGCGCCGATCCGGCGCGCCCGTCGCGGGCGACAGACGAGTTCCACGCGACGAATCTCCATCGTCTGGCCACGTGGCCGTGCGAGATGTTGACGACGGCGACGCATGACACCAAGCTCGGTGAGGACGTGCGGGCACGCATCAACGTGCTGTCGGAGATCCCGAACGCGTGGCGAACGGAACTCTCGCGCTGGACGCGCATCACGGGCGGCGCCCGCGTGCACTACGACAACGATTGGGCACCGTCACGGAACGACGAGTACCGCTTCTATCAGGTCTTGCTCGGCATCTGGCCGCCAGACCTCGGGCCCGAGAGCCCAGCGCCGGCGCCGCTCGTCGAACGCTTGCGCGATTACATGCTCAAGGCCATTCACGAGGCCAAGTTGCATACCAGTTGGATCAATCCCAACCAGGCATACGACGACGCCATGGCGACGTTCGTTGATCGCGTCCTGACGGGGTCGACGTCCCACCGCTTTCTTCCGGCCTTCGTGCCGTTTGCGCACAAGCTCGCGCACGTGGGTGCGGTGAATTCGCTTGGCCAGATCCTGCTCAGGCTCACCTCGCCCGGTGTGTCGGATCTCTATCAGGGCGCGGAGCTGTGGGAGCTGTCGCTCGTCGACCCCGACAACCGCCGCCCGGTCGACTACGAGCTGCGTCGCCGCTTGCTGGACGAGGTCGAAACGCTGGCATGCGATGCCGCGCTGCTACCGGATGACGAGGATGCGCTGGCGGTTGCTGGAACCCACGGCCGAGAGGTCAGGAGCGAGGGGACGGCTACGATCCCGGCTCGGGGATTGGGCCATTTGGCTGGAAGCGAGCTGCACCCGAAGGGTGTGACCCCTTGGGGGACGAGCGAGGCTCCCTCGCCTTTCACTGCGTTGCCAACCTCGGAGCGGACGGCGCGTCTCTCGGAGCTGCTCGACACCTGGCGCGATGGACGAGTCAAGCTGCTGTTGACGCTGATTGGCCTACGGCTGCGTCAAATGCATCCCAACCTCTTCTTGGAGGGCGAATACATCCCGCTTGCGTGCGACGTGACGGTGCCCAGCGATCTCGTGGCTTTCGCCCGCCGAAGCCCGAAGGACGAGGGCGGGCACGTCGCTATCACTCTGGTGCCACGGTTCGTGGCCTCTCTGATGTGGGACGAGCCGGAACAGTGGCCTGTCGGCATTGGGACATGGGCAACGAGCCGTGTGCTGCTTCCGCCCGAGCTTGCCGCGTTACGTTATCGAAACGTCCTTACCGGTCAAGACGTGCCCATTGTCACGAACCCGCAGGAGTCGTGGATCTTCGCGGGTCAAGCGCTGAAGGACTTTCCGGTCGCCGTGCTCTGGGGGACGTCGGGCTAA
- the treS gene encoding maltose alpha-D-glucosyltransferase yields the protein MPRSGSARDPLWYKDAVIYQVHVRAFFDSNDDGVGDFPGLTQKLDYLQNLGVSAIWLLPFYPSPLKDDGYDISHYEGVHHSYGTLKDFRTFLREAHERGLQVLTELVINHTSDQHPWFQAARQAPPDSSKRHYYVWSDAERRWPDVRVIFNDTEKSNWTWDQAAGAYYWHRFFHHQPDLNFDNPRVRRAVLKVMRFWLDMGVDGLRLDAVPYLFERDGTICENLPETHAFLKEIRHALDQHYRGRMLLAEANQWPSDVRPYFGDGDECQMAFHFPLMPRMFMALRQEDRHPITEILSQTPDIPDSCQWAIFLRNHDELTLEMVTDEERDYMYQAYAADPHMRLNMGIRRRLAPLMENNRQRIELLYSLLFSLPGTPIVYYGDELRMGDNVFLGDRNGVRTPMQWTSDRNAGFSRADPARLYAPPIMDPVYGYQAINVEAQERSPFSLLAWVRRMIALRKQYKTFGRGTLEVLEPSNRKVLAYVRRYEDEVILVVSNLSPSVQPVELELPSFAGMTPVELLGQTPFPRISEIPYFLTLGPYAFYWFTLQWSSPPVLVERPLATTSEPATLAAASLLIGEAWDTVLDTSVRELVERKHLLAYLQRQYWFTSRLPEAERVRIVDWARLKSGREPVFFLVVEAEAVGRARLRCNVPVGLTSGEAGVAILRDHPERVIAPITGARKGVLHGVGEHEAAPLMAAAILEQREIRSAAGRLRGLSLDATAVAEIPEGVTSLKAARVTGEFSNTVYLLGDRFALKLLRASQAGTHPEIEVGAYLTRRQFAHAPASIGGLLYERGGGDRPAATIAVLEQCVLYQADGWSHATDEMARYSERVIAGGRHGETPDVPAAQSLVALADQLLPFPVLDTIGGYIEVAATLGRRTAELHVALADASSDPAFEPQPLPPAGVVRLAEGVRARARRAVLLLREKQPLVPASLRELYESVLARADSIEPLIDALAARVTETSALIRIHGDYQLSQVLWREQDFVIVDFEGDPSKPLEERRTQQSPLVDVAGMLRSFSYAAYAGLQSYVVTRPSDAERLEPWGRFWAAWVSALFLRSYRSLMRDTTLVPRRAASFEALLRMHLIDRTLRDVENELLLRPDWLGLPLRDLADLLG from the coding sequence ATGCCTCGTTCCGGTAGCGCACGCGACCCCCTCTGGTACAAGGACGCTGTGATCTACCAGGTCCACGTCCGCGCCTTCTTCGATAGCAACGACGATGGCGTGGGAGATTTTCCGGGGTTGACGCAGAAGCTCGACTACCTGCAGAACCTGGGTGTCTCGGCGATCTGGCTGCTCCCCTTCTACCCCTCTCCGCTCAAGGACGACGGGTACGACATCTCGCACTATGAAGGGGTCCACCACAGCTACGGCACGCTCAAGGATTTTCGGACGTTTCTGCGAGAGGCGCACGAGCGCGGCTTGCAGGTGCTCACCGAGCTGGTCATCAACCACACGTCCGATCAACATCCCTGGTTTCAAGCGGCGCGCCAAGCGCCGCCCGATTCGTCGAAGCGCCACTACTACGTCTGGAGCGATGCGGAACGGCGCTGGCCGGACGTGCGCGTGATCTTCAACGATACGGAGAAGTCCAATTGGACGTGGGACCAAGCCGCAGGCGCGTACTATTGGCATCGCTTCTTCCATCACCAGCCCGATCTGAACTTCGACAACCCGCGGGTCCGCCGCGCGGTGCTGAAGGTGATGAGGTTCTGGCTGGACATGGGTGTCGACGGCCTGCGGCTGGATGCCGTGCCGTACCTCTTCGAGCGGGACGGTACCATTTGCGAGAACCTGCCGGAGACGCATGCCTTCCTGAAGGAGATTCGCCACGCGTTGGACCAGCACTACAGGGGGCGCATGCTGCTGGCCGAGGCCAACCAGTGGCCGTCGGATGTGCGTCCATACTTTGGCGACGGCGACGAATGCCAGATGGCGTTCCATTTCCCTCTGATGCCGCGCATGTTCATGGCGCTGCGGCAGGAGGATCGCCACCCCATTACCGAGATCCTCAGCCAGACGCCGGACATTCCCGACTCGTGCCAGTGGGCCATCTTCTTGCGTAATCACGACGAGCTGACGCTGGAGATGGTCACGGACGAGGAACGCGACTACATGTATCAGGCGTACGCCGCGGATCCGCACATGCGCTTGAACATGGGCATTCGGCGGCGGCTCGCACCGCTCATGGAGAACAACCGACAGCGCATCGAGCTGCTCTACAGCCTGCTCTTCTCGCTGCCGGGCACGCCGATCGTCTACTACGGCGACGAGCTGCGCATGGGCGACAACGTCTTTCTCGGCGATCGCAACGGTGTTCGCACGCCGATGCAGTGGACGAGCGACCGCAACGCTGGCTTCTCGCGCGCGGATCCGGCACGCCTCTATGCGCCGCCCATCATGGATCCGGTCTACGGATACCAGGCCATCAACGTCGAGGCGCAAGAGCGATCGCCGTTTTCGCTGCTCGCGTGGGTACGACGAATGATTGCGCTGAGAAAGCAGTACAAGACGTTCGGCCGCGGCACGCTCGAAGTCCTCGAGCCGTCGAACCGAAAGGTCCTCGCCTATGTGCGCCGCTACGAGGACGAGGTCATCCTGGTGGTGAGCAATCTTTCGCCGAGCGTGCAGCCGGTCGAGCTCGAGCTTCCATCGTTTGCCGGGATGACACCGGTGGAGCTGCTCGGCCAGACGCCGTTTCCGCGCATCTCCGAGATACCGTACTTCCTCACACTCGGCCCCTACGCGTTCTACTGGTTCACGCTGCAGTGGAGCTCACCGCCGGTGTTGGTGGAACGCCCGCTCGCCACGACCAGCGAGCCGGCGACGCTGGCGGCGGCGTCGCTGCTCATCGGCGAAGCCTGGGATACGGTCCTGGACACGTCGGTTCGCGAGCTCGTCGAACGCAAGCACCTGCTCGCCTACCTGCAGCGCCAGTATTGGTTCACGAGCCGGCTGCCGGAGGCCGAGCGTGTGCGAATCGTGGATTGGGCGCGTCTCAAGTCGGGACGGGAGCCGGTGTTCTTCTTGGTGGTCGAGGCGGAAGCGGTGGGACGCGCACGCTTGCGGTGCAACGTGCCCGTGGGTCTCACGAGCGGCGAGGCGGGTGTCGCGATCCTGCGGGACCATCCGGAACGTGTGATCGCACCAATCACTGGGGCACGGAAGGGCGTGCTCCACGGCGTGGGCGAGCACGAGGCAGCGCCGTTGATGGCGGCAGCGATCTTGGAGCAGCGTGAGATACGCTCGGCCGCCGGCCGGTTGCGCGGCCTGTCGCTGGACGCGACGGCCGTGGCCGAGATACCCGAAGGGGTCACCTCGCTCAAAGCGGCGCGGGTCACTGGTGAATTCAGCAATACGGTGTACCTCCTCGGTGATCGGTTCGCGCTCAAGCTGCTCCGGGCCTCTCAGGCAGGAACACATCCGGAAATCGAGGTTGGCGCGTATCTGACGCGCCGACAGTTCGCGCACGCGCCCGCGTCGATCGGCGGGCTCCTCTATGAACGCGGCGGCGGCGACAGGCCGGCCGCCACGATCGCGGTGTTGGAGCAGTGTGTCCTGTACCAGGCGGATGGGTGGTCACACGCGACCGACGAGATGGCACGATACTCCGAGCGGGTCATCGCTGGTGGTCGCCACGGTGAAACCCCCGATGTGCCTGCGGCTCAGTCTCTGGTCGCCCTCGCGGATCAACTGCTTCCGTTTCCGGTCCTCGACACGATTGGTGGCTACATCGAGGTTGCCGCGACACTTGGGCGCCGCACGGCCGAGCTCCACGTGGCGCTCGCGGACGCCTCGAGCGACCCGGCGTTCGAGCCACAGCCGCTCCCCCCCGCGGGGGTCGTCCGGCTGGCCGAAGGGGTGCGCGCGCGGGCCCGGCGGGCGGTACTGCTGCTCCGGGAAAAACAGCCGTTGGTGCCCGCGTCGCTCCGGGAGCTGTACGAATCGGTCCTCGCACGTGCCGACAGTATCGAGCCGTTGATCGACGCCTTGGCTGCGCGCGTCACCGAGACCTCGGCGCTCATTCGCATTCACGGCGATTACCAGCTCAGTCAGGTGCTCTGGCGCGAGCAAGACTTCGTCATTGTCGACTTCGAGGGTGATCCGAGCAAGCCACTCGAGGAGCGGCGCACGCAGCAGTCGCCGCTCGTCGACGTGGCGGGGATGCTGCGATCGTTCAGCTATGCGGCATACGCCGGCTTGCAGAGCTATGTCGTCACGCGACCCAGCGATGCCGAGCGTCTCGAGCCGTGGGGCCGCTTCTGGGCCGCGTGGGTGTCCGCGCTATTTCTGCGGAGCTATCGATCGCTGATGCGCGACACCACCCTCGTGCCGCGACGAGCGGCTTCGTTCGAAGCGTTACTCCGAATGCACTTGATCGACCGTACCTTGCGCGATGTGGAGAACGAGCTGCTGCTCCGACCGGACTGGCTCGGGCTGCCGCTCAGGGATCTCGCGGATTTGCTCGGATGA
- a CDS encoding DEAD/DEAH box helicase — protein sequence MPFSTLGLSPVLCAPLARLGYTQPTPVQAKSIPVVLDGSDLLARAQTGTGKTAAFALPMIDRLVVRGRRRAEARKSRGLVLVPTRELALQVHKALTTYGASVNLRATAIFGGVAMQPQVQALRRGTDIIVATPGRLIDHIQQRTVDLSAVEILTLDEADRMLDMGFLPPLRRVLGTLPRDRQTLLLSATLSKEVVQLSTEFTREPVRVDVSEAQVVAPTVTHRAHPVPDGRKGDLLRHVLMQPPVGRALVFCRTKHGSNRVGDALERAGMRAAVIHGNKSQAARGRALNDFKTGRVTVLVATDVAARGLDIVQLPLVVNYDLPLVAADYIHRVGRTGRAGLAGRAVSLVSSADRRLLSDIQRLLPSPIEQVVVEGFEVTPARAVTVAQRQQPGRAFSPGQRRGARSAAGRWSARPGRSRPRA from the coding sequence ATGCCGTTCTCGACTCTCGGACTCTCGCCCGTTCTCTGCGCTCCACTCGCGCGACTGGGCTATACACAACCGACGCCCGTACAGGCCAAATCGATACCTGTTGTGCTCGACGGCAGCGATCTGCTGGCGCGTGCACAGACGGGCACCGGCAAGACGGCCGCGTTTGCCTTGCCGATGATCGATCGCCTCGTCGTGCGCGGCCGGCGTCGGGCCGAAGCGCGCAAGTCGCGCGGTCTCGTCCTCGTCCCGACGCGCGAGCTCGCGCTTCAGGTGCACAAGGCGCTCACGACGTACGGCGCTTCCGTCAACCTCAGGGCCACGGCCATCTTTGGCGGCGTAGCGATGCAGCCGCAGGTGCAGGCGCTGCGGCGGGGCACTGACATCATCGTGGCGACGCCGGGTCGGCTCATCGACCACATCCAGCAACGTACCGTCGATCTCTCGGCCGTGGAGATCCTCACGCTCGACGAAGCGGATCGCATGCTCGACATGGGCTTCTTGCCGCCGCTGCGTCGCGTGCTCGGAACACTTCCACGCGATCGGCAGACGCTGTTGCTCTCGGCCACACTCTCGAAGGAAGTCGTGCAGCTCTCTACCGAATTCACTCGCGAGCCGGTGCGCGTGGATGTCTCGGAAGCGCAAGTCGTGGCCCCGACGGTGACGCATCGCGCGCACCCGGTGCCAGACGGCCGCAAGGGCGATCTCCTCCGACACGTGCTGATGCAGCCGCCGGTCGGAAGAGCGCTCGTCTTCTGCAGGACCAAGCACGGATCGAATCGTGTAGGCGACGCGCTCGAAAGAGCCGGCATGCGTGCGGCGGTCATCCACGGAAACAAGAGCCAAGCGGCTCGCGGCCGGGCGCTCAACGACTTCAAGACAGGCCGCGTGACGGTGCTCGTGGCAACCGATGTTGCGGCGCGCGGGCTCGATATCGTGCAACTGCCTCTTGTCGTCAACTATGATCTGCCGCTCGTGGCCGCAGACTACATCCACCGCGTCGGACGAACGGGCCGAGCCGGGCTCGCCGGACGCGCGGTGTCCCTCGTGTCATCGGCCGATCGCCGCCTGCTGTCCGACATTCAGCGGCTCCTGCCGTCGCCGATCGAGCAGGTGGTCGTTGAAGGGTTCGAGGTCACGCCCGCTCGCGCCGTCACGGTCGCGCAGAGGCAGCAACCAGGCCGCGCTTTCAGTCCGGGGCAGCGCCGTGGCGCTCGCTCTGCGGCTGGGCGGTGGTCGGCGAGACCCGGGCGTTCGCGCCCGCGCGCTTAG
- the treZ gene encoding malto-oligosyltrehalose trehalohydrolase, with translation MDIWQPRFGAVLTTDGARFRVWAPTASRVMLHLEARAGGSREIPLIRDDDNCFAAIVGDARPGDRYGYRMDEEPLWPDPASRCQPDGVHALSEIVDPSTFTWSETGWRGIAPTELIVYELHVGTFTDAGTFDAVTERLPYLRDLGVTAIELMPVAAFPGSRNWGYDGAALYAPSEQYGRPDALRRLVDRAHALGLGVILDVVYNHLGPDGAYLAAFSPLVFSTRHHSPWGRGLNFDEPGSQVLRRFFIDNALHWLVEYRIDGLRLDATHAIVDESSSPFLGQLAASVKAHVQPPRRLLIAEDSRNLDVIARPTADGGWGLDAVWADDLHHTIRGHTAGDREGYYADYKGTTAEIAETIRRGWLYRGEWSRYRNAPRGTDPTGLPWHVFITCLQNHDQIGNRAHGERLNHQVPLEVYRAASALVLLAPEVPLLFMGQEWAASTPFLFFTDHSGRLGRAVTAGRREEFRHFTAFSDPRARDRVPDPQAHDTFLRSRLQWDEVGHEPHRSTLAYYRHLLSLRRQTISESGNDRIETDAWAPDEGTVAVLRREPERVLLVVVRLSGQGTVSLSAERLARRDAGSPDPKVGPTGPWHVLLSSEDTLLSSDAQPLTVDRSPSGGLVISFQRPGALVLGKGIEGSRGRGVKGSRGQGRVGRAAG, from the coding sequence ATGGACATCTGGCAGCCCAGGTTCGGAGCCGTACTCACGACGGACGGCGCGCGGTTTCGTGTCTGGGCGCCAACCGCGTCCCGCGTCATGTTGCACCTCGAGGCGCGCGCCGGCGGATCGCGCGAGATTCCGCTGATCCGTGACGATGACAACTGCTTTGCAGCCATCGTCGGGGACGCGCGGCCCGGAGATCGGTACGGCTACCGAATGGACGAGGAGCCGCTGTGGCCAGATCCTGCATCACGCTGTCAGCCGGACGGTGTGCACGCGCTCTCCGAGATCGTCGACCCCTCGACGTTCACATGGAGCGAGACCGGCTGGCGTGGCATCGCGCCCACCGAGCTGATTGTCTACGAGCTGCATGTCGGCACGTTCACGGACGCCGGCACGTTCGATGCCGTGACCGAGCGGCTGCCATACCTGCGCGACCTCGGCGTCACAGCAATCGAGCTCATGCCCGTGGCGGCATTCCCAGGGAGCCGAAACTGGGGTTACGACGGTGCAGCGCTCTACGCACCGTCGGAGCAATACGGTCGCCCGGACGCCCTTCGACGTTTGGTCGATCGGGCGCACGCGCTTGGCCTGGGTGTCATTCTCGATGTCGTCTACAACCACCTCGGACCGGACGGTGCCTATCTGGCAGCGTTCAGCCCGTTGGTGTTCTCCACACGACACCACAGCCCCTGGGGCCGTGGACTGAACTTCGACGAGCCTGGCAGTCAGGTGCTTCGCCGATTCTTCATCGACAACGCGCTGCATTGGCTCGTGGAGTACCGCATCGACGGCCTGCGGCTCGACGCAACGCACGCCATCGTGGATGAGTCGTCCTCGCCGTTTCTTGGACAGCTCGCCGCCAGCGTGAAAGCACACGTCCAGCCGCCGCGCCGCCTTCTGATCGCAGAGGACTCGCGAAACCTGGACGTCATCGCGCGGCCAACCGCCGACGGCGGCTGGGGTCTCGACGCCGTTTGGGCCGACGATCTGCACCATACGATCCGCGGGCACACGGCGGGTGACCGCGAGGGGTATTACGCCGACTACAAGGGCACCACCGCTGAAATCGCCGAGACCATTCGACGAGGCTGGCTGTACCGAGGCGAGTGGTCCAGATATCGCAACGCGCCGCGCGGCACCGATCCGACCGGTCTTCCGTGGCATGTGTTCATCACCTGCCTCCAGAACCACGATCAGATTGGGAATCGCGCGCACGGCGAGCGGTTGAACCACCAGGTGCCGCTCGAGGTGTACCGCGCCGCCAGCGCCCTCGTGTTGCTGGCACCGGAGGTGCCGCTGCTCTTCATGGGGCAAGAGTGGGCGGCGTCGACGCCGTTTCTCTTCTTCACCGATCACAGCGGCCGATTGGGTCGCGCGGTGACCGCGGGACGGCGCGAGGAGTTCCGGCATTTCACGGCATTCAGCGATCCGCGCGCGCGTGATCGCGTCCCGGACCCACAAGCTCACGACACGTTTCTGCGGAGTCGATTGCAGTGGGACGAGGTCGGTCACGAGCCGCACCGGTCGACGCTCGCGTACTATCGCCACTTGCTCTCGCTTCGGCGCCAGACGATCAGCGAGTCCGGCAATGATCGGATCGAGACCGATGCCTGGGCGCCAGACGAGGGGACCGTGGCGGTACTGCGCCGCGAGCCAGAGCGCGTATTGCTGGTGGTCGTGCGCCTCTCGGGACAGGGCACGGTCTCGCTGTCCGCTGAGCGATTGGCCAGGCGGGACGCGGGCTCGCCCGACCCCAAGGTGGGACCCACGGGCCCCTGGCACGTCCTGCTGTCGAGCGAGGACACGTTGCTCTCGTCCGATGCGCAGCCCTTGACGGTCGATCGATCGCCATCGGGTGGCCTGGTTATCTCCTTTCAGCGCCCGGGAGCTCTGGTGCTAGGTAAAGGGATCGAGGGGTCAAGGGGTCGAGGGGTCAAGGGGTCGAGGGGTCAAGGGAGGGTGGGTCGCGCAGCGGGGTGA